One part of the Ornithodoros turicata isolate Travis chromosome 2, ASM3712646v1, whole genome shotgun sequence genome encodes these proteins:
- the LOC135385398 gene encoding cholinesterase-like gives MGKLTLLALLLVVGVAHSSNEVIVSVAQGKVRGEKITILGTTVAAYTGIPYAHPPVGELRFRKPQPQVKWEGIQDATHWDIACKQAPVANLTDKVFKYTEDCLVLNVWSPAKRTDPKSVAVWIHGGGFNYASSAFDVFNGSVLAATQDIVVASINYRLGILGFLDADVPEAPGNVGLFDQALALKWIQENIHAFGGDPKRVTIMGESAGSMSVNSHILSPVSEGLFQRAIMMSGTLYSMDYVDTTHESIIKGNAVARSVGCATDDKDLTSYPVEVLKCLRSKSAEELCLASSEIVSPRIFVFLPTFHNEFLPKRPISAMQRGFFQSVPVLTGVVTEEGSFSAIYPMVHEVLSEDLEDVDKETLKIALRRMVGSWMKYDVPEMVEYYEEAAYDDKQLLRRKNVERLGDREFYCPTTQFAKHYAARGNKVYSYVFGHRSQKSLYQKWMGVPHSSDIEYFLGLPQVYGERSTDEDKRMAKLTADMVGSFVKTGTPSFGDEVWPIFTEADPVAIQLQLENRNKVRNYRQEYCELWKNYF, from the exons ATGGGCAAGCTCACACTACTCGCACTCCTACTAGTCGTCGGCGTGGCCCACAGCTCCAATGAAGTCATCGTTTCCGTAGCGCAAGGCAAAGTGCGTGGAGAGAAGATCACAATTCTAGGAACCACTGTTGCAGCTTACACCGGCATACCTTACGCCCACCCCCCCGTCGGTGAACTGCGGTTCCGGAAACCTCAACCCCAAGTAAAATGGGAGGGAATTCAAGATGCAACACACTGGGACATTGCATGCAAGCAGGCTCCGGTGGCGAATTTGACGGACAAAGTGTTCAAATACACGGAAGACTGTCTAGTGTTGAACGTTTGGTCGCCGGCGAAACGCACGGACCCAAAATCTGTTGCTGTATGGATCCACGGCGGTGGCTTCAACTACGCGTCTTCTGCTTTCGACGTCTTCAACGGGTCGGTGCTCGCAGCTACACAAGACATTGTGGTCGCATCGATTAACTACCGGCTAGGGATTCTTGGCTTCCTTGATGCTGATGTTCCAGAGGCCCCTGGTAATGTCGGTCTTTTCGACCAGGCGCTCGCGCTGAAGTGGATCCAGGAAAATATACATGCCTTCGGAGGTGACCCGAAGAGAGTCACGATCATGGGTGAGAGCGCAGGGTCCATGAGCGTTAACAGTCATATCCTGTCACCCGTTAGTGAAGGCCTCTTCCAAAGAGCCATAATGATGAGCGGAACTTTGTATTCCATGGACTACGTTGACACGACTCACGAGAGCATCATTAAGGGGAACGCCGTCGCGAGATCTGTCGGTTGTGCTACGGATGATAAAGACTTGACGAGCTATCCGGTCGAGGTTCTAAAGTGTTTGAGGTCGAAGTCGGCGGAAGAGCTCTGCCTGGCGTCCTCCGAAATTGTAAGCCCTCGCATATTTGTTTTCCTTCCCACGTTTCACAACGAGTTTCTGCCTAAGCGCCCGATTTCGGCGATGCAGCGGGGATTTTTTCAAAGCGTTCCCGTGTTGACAGGCGTGGTTACAGAAGAAGGTTCGTTCTCGGCTATTTATCCCATGGTACACGAGGTACTCAGCGAGGATCTTGAAGACGTGGACAAAGAAACGTTGAAGATTGCCCTTAGAAGAATGGTCGGATCGTGGATGAAGTACGACGTACCCGAAATGGTAGAATATTATGAAGAGGCAGCGTATGACGACAAACAGCTACTTCGGAGAAAGAACGTTGAGCGTCTGGGAGACAGAGAGTTCTACTGTCCCACCACGCAGTTCGCGAAACACTACGCAGCACGGGGAAATAAGGTGTATTCGTACGTCTTCGGACACAGGTCTCAGAAGAGTTTGTATCAAAAATGGATGGGAGTGCCGCACAGCTCTGATATTGAGTACTTCCTGGGCTTACCTCAGGTGTACGGGGAGCGGAGTACGGACGAGGACAAACGCATGGCCAAGCTTACGGCAGATATGGTGGGAAGCTTCGTTAAGACAGG GACTCCTTCCTTCGGAGATGAAGTCTGGCCGATATTCACTGAAGCGGATCCCGTTGCGATTCAACTTCAGCTCGAAAACCGCAACAAAGTTCGCAACTACCGACAGGAATATTGTGAGCTGTGGAAGAACTACTTTTGA